From the Desulfohalovibrio reitneri genome, one window contains:
- a CDS encoding sensor histidine kinase, which yields MWLHWLAMRRKVEGEVARSRALLESVPDAIFVVEEQGRVVDVNQAAVGKYGYTRAEMLAMRASDLNVPERLEWVRQTRERIYDRGDFSFESLHVDKLGDVFPVEVNAKVAHIGGRDLEIAVVRDLRQRRKVERRAALLAAIVDSAEDAIVGTDTRGRVLSWNAGAERLYGWTSEDAVGREIGFVLPPEEADRARERLRGVLRNGRSMRYETKRRRRDGREVDVMVTLGLMRDINTGGTLGLSAIVRDLTERNKLISQLRGKVAELQRSNKELEDFAFIASHDLQEPLRKISSYSGLLLEEAGTELGDDAKTYLDAVCRAAMRMSDLVDGLLELSRVTTRGREFERLDLGEVVHDALDSLEVRIRETEASIKVEGLPEITGDRDQMRRLLENLVSNSLKYRHPERRPEIDIRAEESEETVSLVVSDNGTGFEEKHADSIFKPFSRLVGRSDQDGSGIGLAISRKIVTRHGGRLTAHGKPGEGARFRIDLPVNNKAEAS from the coding sequence ATGTGGCTGCATTGGCTGGCCATGCGGCGCAAGGTCGAGGGGGAGGTCGCCAGGTCCAGGGCCCTCCTGGAGAGCGTGCCGGACGCCATTTTCGTGGTGGAAGAACAGGGCCGTGTGGTGGATGTCAACCAGGCCGCTGTGGGCAAGTATGGCTACACTCGGGCGGAGATGCTGGCCATGCGGGCCTCGGACCTCAACGTGCCGGAGCGTTTGGAGTGGGTGCGACAGACCCGGGAACGCATTTACGACAGGGGCGATTTTTCCTTTGAAAGCCTGCATGTGGACAAGCTGGGCGACGTGTTCCCGGTGGAAGTGAACGCCAAGGTCGCGCACATCGGTGGGCGCGACCTGGAGATTGCCGTGGTGCGCGACCTGCGCCAGCGCAGAAAGGTGGAGCGGAGGGCCGCGCTCCTCGCGGCCATCGTGGACTCCGCAGAGGACGCCATTGTGGGCACGGACACGAGAGGCAGGGTGCTCAGTTGGAACGCTGGGGCGGAGCGGCTGTACGGCTGGACCTCCGAAGATGCGGTGGGCCGGGAGATAGGATTTGTCCTGCCGCCGGAGGAGGCTGACAGAGCGCGGGAAAGGTTGCGGGGGGTCCTGCGCAACGGCCGATCCATGCGCTACGAGACCAAACGTCGCCGCAGGGACGGTCGCGAGGTGGACGTGATGGTCACGCTTGGACTCATGCGGGACATCAACACAGGGGGAACGCTTGGCCTGTCGGCCATTGTGAGGGATCTGACTGAACGCAACAAGCTCATATCGCAACTGCGAGGAAAGGTCGCGGAGTTGCAGCGCTCCAACAAGGAGTTGGAGGACTTCGCCTTCATCGCCTCGCATGACCTGCAGGAGCCGCTGCGCAAGATATCCTCCTACAGCGGCCTGCTTTTGGAGGAGGCGGGTACGGAGCTCGGAGACGACGCCAAAACCTACCTGGATGCCGTCTGCCGGGCGGCCATGCGCATGAGCGACCTGGTGGACGGCCTGCTGGAGTTGTCCCGGGTTACAACCAGGGGAAGGGAGTTCGAGAGGTTGGATCTGGGGGAAGTGGTGCATGACGCCTTGGACTCCCTTGAGGTGCGCATCCGGGAAACGGAGGCCAGCATCAAGGTGGAAGGGCTTCCCGAGATAACCGGAGACCGGGACCAGATGCGGCGTCTCTTGGAGAACCTCGTTTCCAACTCCTTGAAGTATCGCCACCCGGAGCGTCGGCCGGAGATCGATATCCGGGCCGAGGAAAGCGAAGAAACAGTGAGCCTGGTGGTCTCGGACAACGGCACGGGGTTCGAGGAAAAGCACGCCGATTCGATTTTCAAGCCGTTCAGTCGCCTGGTTGGACGGTCCGACCAGGACGGCAGCGGCATCGGCCTGGCCATCAGCCGCAAGATAGTCACCCGGCACGGCGGCAGGCTGACAGCCCACGGCAAACCCGGCGAGGGGGCCAGATTCCGAATCGACCTCCCGGTGAACAACAAGGCGGAGGCCTCATGA
- a CDS encoding UbiD family decarboxylase: MGYANLRQCLRDLEARGDLVRVETPVNPVLEAGVIQRRAFRKGSPALLFERVEGTPFPMVANLFGTRERIRYLFRDTLRTVETLLRFKADPMAQLAASLKRPWSCLPLPRSLLHTMPKTVADGPILRGSTRLSQLPRLISWPKDGGGYVTLPQVYTENPAAPGFSGSNLGMYRVQLTGEPFQPDREAGLHYQIHRGIGPHHAEALRRGDRLPVNVFIGGPPAMTLAAVMPLPEGIPELLFAGVLGGRRPAMVKPDGADLPMPAEADFCIQGYVEPGNAKPEGPFGDHLGYYSLAHDFPVMTVEKVHCRPDAVWPFTTVGRPPQEDTVFGEFIHELTADLVPTVFSGVHEVHAVDAAGVHPLLLAVGSERYVPYAEERIPQELLTCAMSLLGTTQTSLSKYVLIAAREDSGLVNAHDVPRFLAHMLQRTDFSRDLHFITRTTMDTLDYSGISLNQGSKLVWAAAGNPRRDLAGRLPDGFGLPEPFGGARVFTSGVVVMQGPPHGAGCDRHDQRMQRLAKALGEQGGLEELPLFVVADDAEFTSANWDNFLWVTFTRSDPATDMYGGGSFTHCKHWGCRGPLVIDARLKTYHAPPLEPDPEIERKVDAMAAPGGPLHGLID, encoded by the coding sequence ATGGGGTACGCCAACCTTCGCCAATGCTTGCGTGATCTGGAAGCCAGGGGAGACCTGGTCCGCGTCGAAACACCCGTGAATCCGGTTCTGGAGGCGGGCGTCATCCAGCGCCGCGCCTTCCGCAAGGGATCGCCCGCCCTGCTATTCGAACGGGTGGAGGGCACTCCCTTTCCGATGGTGGCCAACCTTTTCGGCACCCGCGAGCGCATCCGTTACCTCTTTCGCGACACTCTGCGCACGGTGGAGACGCTGCTGCGCTTCAAGGCCGACCCCATGGCGCAGCTGGCGGCCTCCCTCAAGCGCCCCTGGAGCTGTCTGCCCCTGCCGCGCTCGTTGCTGCACACCATGCCCAAGACGGTGGCGGACGGCCCCATTCTGCGCGGCTCAACACGTCTTTCCCAGCTTCCTCGCCTGATCTCCTGGCCCAAGGACGGCGGGGGATACGTCACCCTGCCTCAGGTGTATACGGAGAACCCGGCTGCGCCGGGATTCTCCGGCTCCAACCTGGGCATGTACCGGGTGCAGCTCACCGGCGAACCGTTCCAGCCGGACCGGGAGGCAGGGCTGCACTACCAGATTCACCGGGGTATCGGCCCTCACCACGCCGAGGCGCTGCGTCGCGGCGATCGGCTGCCCGTAAACGTCTTCATCGGCGGCCCTCCGGCCATGACCCTGGCCGCTGTCATGCCGCTGCCGGAGGGTATTCCCGAGCTTCTTTTCGCCGGCGTTCTGGGCGGGCGGCGGCCGGCCATGGTCAAGCCGGACGGCGCGGACCTGCCCATGCCCGCAGAGGCTGACTTCTGCATCCAGGGCTATGTGGAACCGGGAAACGCCAAACCGGAAGGCCCATTCGGCGATCATCTGGGGTATTACAGCCTGGCCCACGACTTCCCGGTCATGACCGTGGAGAAAGTGCATTGCAGGCCCGACGCGGTCTGGCCATTCACCACAGTGGGCCGTCCGCCGCAGGAGGACACGGTTTTCGGCGAGTTCATCCACGAGTTGACCGCCGACTTGGTGCCCACGGTCTTTTCAGGGGTGCATGAGGTGCACGCCGTGGACGCGGCCGGGGTGCATCCCCTGCTTCTGGCTGTTGGCAGCGAACGCTACGTCCCCTACGCCGAGGAGCGCATTCCCCAGGAACTGCTGACCTGCGCCATGTCCCTGTTGGGCACCACCCAGACATCGCTGTCCAAATACGTGCTTATCGCCGCCAGGGAGGACAGCGGTTTGGTCAACGCCCACGATGTGCCGCGCTTTTTGGCCCACATGCTCCAGCGGACGGATTTCTCCCGTGACCTGCACTTTATCACCCGCACCACCATGGACACGCTGGACTACTCAGGCATCAGTCTCAACCAGGGATCCAAGCTGGTTTGGGCGGCGGCCGGGAATCCCAGGCGCGACCTTGCCGGCCGTCTTCCGGACGGCTTCGGTCTGCCCGAGCCCTTCGGTGGGGCGCGGGTGTTCACTTCGGGCGTGGTGGTGATGCAGGGGCCTCCTCACGGCGCGGGATGCGACCGGCACGACCAGCGCATGCAGCGTTTGGCCAAGGCCCTTGGGGAGCAGGGCGGGCTGGAGGAACTGCCACTCTTCGTGGTGGCTGACGACGCCGAATTCACCTCGGCCAACTGGGACAATTTTCTGTGGGTGACGTTCACCCGCTCCGACCCGGCCACGGACATGTACGGAGGGGGATCGTTCACTCACTGTAAGCATTGGGGATGCCGAGGGCCGCTGGTCATCGACGCCCGCCTCAAGACCTATCATGCCCCTCCGCTGGAGCCGGACCCGGAGATTGAGCGGAAGGTGGACGCCATGGCCGCGCCAGGCGGTCCGCTGCACGGCCTTATCGACTGA
- a CDS encoding aminoglycoside phosphotransferase family protein, producing MAEVSDHVGKVERIQAFLVENAWVDVPSPEAVTFLAAGEYNENWLVRTDDRDYVLRINHGSQIGLRGGEQIEYEYGVLRALEDSGVTPRPFFLDREPRQLDGGTLLMEYLPGEPLDYRRDWRKAARVFARVHACQPGEGMLVQADPVRDIANECHGLLRRFPDHPLQRERDRLLAYHDEVSRLAEETADLFASEPLVPVNTEVNSHNFIVHAERAWLVDWEKAVTSSRYQDLGHFLVPTTTRWKTDFVFSSEWRRDFVAAYLHEAEVDEDLETALAKCDVMERTILLRALSWCHMAYFEYTGGGRNLRNDVTFDRITEYLENMEDILARG from the coding sequence ATGGCTGAAGTGAGCGACCACGTCGGCAAGGTGGAGCGCATCCAGGCTTTTTTGGTGGAAAATGCCTGGGTGGATGTTCCATCCCCGGAAGCCGTCACGTTTCTGGCCGCGGGCGAGTACAACGAGAACTGGCTCGTCCGGACAGATGACCGGGACTATGTGCTGCGCATCAATCATGGCAGCCAGATCGGTCTGCGGGGCGGAGAGCAGATCGAATACGAATACGGCGTGCTGCGCGCCCTTGAGGACTCGGGGGTCACGCCGAGGCCGTTCTTTCTGGACCGGGAGCCGAGGCAGCTCGACGGCGGGACGTTGCTCATGGAGTATCTGCCGGGCGAGCCGCTGGACTACCGGCGCGACTGGCGCAAGGCGGCACGGGTGTTCGCGCGTGTCCACGCGTGCCAGCCGGGAGAAGGGATGCTCGTTCAGGCCGACCCGGTTCGCGACATCGCGAATGAGTGTCACGGACTGCTGCGCCGTTTTCCGGACCATCCCCTGCAACGGGAGAGGGACCGGCTGCTGGCCTATCACGACGAGGTGTCCCGCCTGGCGGAGGAAACGGCTGATCTGTTCGCGTCCGAGCCGCTGGTGCCGGTCAACACCGAGGTCAATTCCCATAATTTCATCGTGCATGCAGAGCGGGCTTGGCTGGTGGACTGGGAAAAGGCTGTGACCTCAAGCCGTTATCAGGATCTCGGCCATTTTCTGGTGCCCACCACCACACGCTGGAAGACGGACTTCGTCTTTTCGTCTGAATGGCGGAGGGACTTCGTGGCCGCGTATCTCCATGAGGCCGAGGTGGATGAGGATTTGGAAACCGCCCTGGCCAAGTGCGACGTCATGGAGCGGACGATTCTCCTGCGCGCTTTGAGCTGGTGCCATATGGCCTATTTTGAATACACCGGGGGCGGACGAAATTTGCGAAACGATGTCACCTTTGACCGCATCACGGAGTATCTGGAGAACATGGAGGATATTCTCGCAAGGGGGTGA
- a CDS encoding tRNA-binding protein gives MQSDAFFQAELRVGRVVSVEPFPEARKPAYKLVVDFGEGLGEKRSSAQLTDFYSPDDLLGRQVVAVTNLPPRLIGGFVSEVLVLGVPGEEGGVVLLEPERPVAEGVKVY, from the coding sequence ATGCAATCCGACGCGTTTTTTCAGGCCGAACTGCGAGTGGGGCGGGTTGTGTCCGTCGAGCCTTTCCCGGAGGCGCGGAAGCCAGCCTACAAACTGGTTGTGGATTTCGGGGAGGGCCTGGGAGAAAAGCGATCCAGCGCCCAACTAACCGATTTCTATTCGCCGGATGACCTGCTCGGCCGCCAGGTGGTGGCCGTGACCAACCTGCCGCCGCGCCTCATTGGCGGATTTGTCAGCGAGGTGCTCGTGCTGGGAGTGCCCGGCGAAGAGGGCGGCGTGGTGCTGCTTGAACCGGAACGGCCCGTGGCCGAAGGGGTAAAGGTGTATTGA
- a CDS encoding ATP-binding protein, producing MSGEIRVLIVDDDPEDAFLLQRYLQGDPSGTLIRCTTCREPEKALDQLRGGGFDVCFLDYLLGGATGLDLIQKAADEEIDVPLILLTGQGDEEVAASALKAGARDYLTKRDLSRRTASSSLRHVLELAERERREREAQEEVRSAKALVEGTFHALQDLLVVMDREHRIVFSNWKSLEDRYPLWRDDPEMFCYACFFGESAPCDDCPVEMVFRTGEAVSGIEMEMGDRVMEVSVSPILDRQGNVDRVVEHLRDVTERRQAEEKLVESERRYRTLFEHSQDGIAIYQRKSGRHGFKLVDCNQTFVDLSGRSKEDLLRVEDIRLLQMTGGDEPRGGSGTGPLTGTYSWQRPDGRENHVEYSLVPVRLQGRVHYYGIERDVTERILNQRKLQDHQRELEQAVDERTKELGKALFQAELTRDRLDLILRSMGDGLLVLDEMGRVESINSQACGMLERPMEEAVGAPAVDLFGDGGNRARFEAIMDKTASGLPATGELGLPGNGEGAKRHIRSVASPLVEGDIMRGSVVILHDMTRERELDTMKTEFISTAAHELRTPMTNIQGFSELLLMRKDFSPQQQEEFLRLINDSSVVLSKIITDLLDVSRVESGKGLSMRLAKRDLRNVVERKMATYRAQKPEYRFQASIPDERCMAFFDENRVDQILENLLSNAVKYSPDGSNVRLDVRCDGGWRIFSVADEGGGMTEEEKRRIFERFYRGRASTGNVLGSGLGMSIVKHIVDGHGGSIEVESELGRGTTVTVRLPGEPEMAPSEAAGTD from the coding sequence ATGAGCGGCGAGATCAGGGTGCTCATCGTGGACGACGACCCGGAGGACGCCTTTCTGCTGCAGCGGTATTTGCAGGGGGATCCGTCTGGAACGCTCATACGCTGCACCACCTGCCGGGAGCCGGAAAAGGCGCTTGATCAGTTGCGCGGCGGAGGATTCGACGTCTGCTTTCTGGACTATCTGCTGGGCGGCGCCACAGGCCTTGACCTCATCCAGAAGGCGGCGGACGAGGAAATCGACGTGCCGCTCATCCTGCTCACCGGCCAGGGTGACGAGGAAGTGGCCGCCAGCGCCCTGAAAGCCGGGGCCAGGGACTACCTGACCAAGCGTGATCTCTCCAGGCGCACCGCCTCGTCGTCCCTGCGCCACGTCTTGGAGCTGGCCGAGCGGGAGCGGCGGGAACGGGAAGCGCAGGAGGAAGTGAGATCAGCCAAGGCGCTGGTGGAGGGAACCTTCCACGCCCTGCAAGACCTGCTTGTGGTCATGGACAGGGAGCACCGCATTGTCTTCAGCAACTGGAAGTCGCTTGAAGACCGGTATCCCCTCTGGCGCGATGATCCTGAAATGTTTTGCTACGCGTGTTTTTTCGGCGAGTCCGCGCCTTGCGATGACTGCCCGGTGGAGATGGTGTTCCGCACCGGAGAGGCGGTCAGCGGCATCGAGATGGAAATGGGGGACAGGGTCATGGAGGTCTCTGTTTCCCCCATTCTCGACCGCCAGGGCAACGTGGACCGCGTGGTGGAGCACTTGCGCGACGTGACGGAACGCCGCCAGGCGGAAGAGAAGCTCGTGGAGTCCGAGCGGCGGTACCGCACCCTCTTCGAGCACTCTCAGGACGGCATCGCCATCTATCAGCGCAAAAGCGGCAGGCACGGCTTCAAGCTGGTGGACTGCAACCAGACCTTCGTGGACCTTTCCGGCCGAAGCAAGGAGGATCTGCTCAGGGTGGAGGACATCCGGCTGCTGCAGATGACCGGCGGGGACGAACCGCGAGGCGGCTCGGGCACAGGACCGCTGACAGGCACGTACTCCTGGCAACGGCCGGACGGCAGGGAAAACCACGTTGAATACAGCCTTGTGCCTGTGCGGCTGCAGGGAAGGGTGCACTACTACGGTATCGAGCGGGACGTGACCGAGCGCATCCTCAACCAGCGCAAACTCCAGGATCACCAGCGTGAACTGGAGCAAGCGGTTGATGAGCGGACAAAGGAACTCGGCAAGGCGCTGTTTCAGGCCGAACTGACCAGGGACAGGCTGGATCTCATTTTGCGCTCCATGGGCGACGGATTGTTGGTGCTGGACGAGATGGGGCGCGTGGAGAGCATCAACTCCCAGGCCTGCGGGATGCTGGAGAGGCCTATGGAGGAGGCGGTTGGCGCTCCGGCTGTGGATCTCTTCGGCGACGGCGGCAACCGGGCTCGGTTCGAGGCCATCATGGACAAGACGGCAAGCGGCCTCCCGGCCACGGGGGAGTTGGGCCTACCTGGCAACGGCGAGGGTGCGAAAAGGCACATCCGGTCTGTGGCTTCACCGCTGGTGGAAGGGGATATCATGCGCGGTTCTGTGGTAATCCTCCATGACATGACCCGGGAGCGGGAGCTGGACACCATGAAGACGGAGTTCATTTCCACGGCCGCCCATGAGTTGCGGACTCCCATGACCAACATCCAGGGATTTTCCGAACTGCTGCTCATGCGCAAGGACTTCAGCCCGCAGCAGCAAGAGGAGTTTCTCCGCCTCATCAACGACAGTTCGGTCGTCCTCTCCAAGATCATCACCGACCTGCTGGACGTCTCCAGGGTGGAGTCGGGCAAGGGCCTGTCCATGCGGCTCGCCAAACGGGACCTGCGTAATGTGGTGGAGCGGAAGATGGCCACGTATCGCGCCCAGAAGCCGGAATACCGATTCCAGGCTTCCATACCTGATGAACGCTGCATGGCTTTTTTCGACGAAAACCGTGTGGATCAGATTCTGGAAAACCTCTTGAGCAACGCGGTCAAATATTCTCCGGACGGCAGCAACGTGCGTCTCGACGTCCGCTGTGACGGCGGATGGCGGATATTTTCAGTGGCTGACGAGGGGGGCGGCATGACCGAGGAGGAGAAGCGCCGCATTTTCGAGCGTTTTTATCGTGGCCGCGCTTCCACCGGAAACGTGCTGGGCAGCGGCCTGGGCATGAGCATCGTCAAGCACATAGTCGACGGCCACGGCGGCTCAATCGAGGTGGAAAGCGAACTGGGACGGGGGACCACGGTCACGGTTCGGCTGCCCGGCGAGCCGGAGATGGCTCCGAGTGAGGCCGCCGGCACCGATTGA
- a CDS encoding response regulator, whose product MNRRSINILIADDDDEDVLLVRTSFSRAGLINPLHHVRDGEELLAYLRGEDGFVDRTVHPYPGVVLLDLNMPRMDGREALEEIKSDPELCKLPVIVLTTSKSDEDILQSYRLGVNSFIRKPVEFSEFVTKMRVLGAYWLDIVELPEEAR is encoded by the coding sequence ATGAACAGGCGATCGATCAACATTCTCATCGCGGATGACGACGACGAAGACGTCCTCCTCGTCAGGACGTCCTTCAGCCGCGCCGGACTCATCAACCCGCTGCATCACGTGCGGGACGGGGAGGAATTGCTGGCTTATCTGCGGGGAGAGGACGGGTTCGTCGACCGCACCGTCCATCCCTACCCGGGGGTGGTGCTTTTGGATCTGAACATGCCGCGCATGGACGGACGCGAGGCGCTCGAGGAGATTAAATCCGACCCGGAATTGTGCAAGCTGCCGGTCATTGTCCTCACGACATCCAAGTCGGACGAGGACATCCTGCAAAGTTACCGTCTGGGGGTTAACTCCTTCATCCGAAAACCTGTGGAATTCAGTGAGTTCGTGACCAAGATGCGGGTGCTGGGGGCCTACTGGCTGGACATCGTGGAGTTGCCGGAGGAAGCGCGATGA
- a CDS encoding DUF1786 domain-containing protein, whose protein sequence is MREAPILLLDIGSGTQDVLLHLPGEEQFNCPKFVLPSPAKGVARRIMEAGEAGEGVYLHGRNMGGGFFRAMKALLDKGGRVAAHPEAALALGDSLDTVRSHGVEIAEERPSGCRPVHLADYDPGFWRAFLGTAGLEVPAHVAACAQDHGFHPGSSNRLGRFELWRKLLTRDCGDLAGLVYRSPPKEMTRLLALSESIGGGVTADSGAAAVLGALYDEDVRIQAEGKGVTIVNAGNSHTIAFLVHGRSVYGVFEHHTGMRDPKDLRDDLDRFRRGELTNQDVFDSGGHGCLTLDFPAGADFKATYLLGPRRDMLAGYSPFLHPGGDMMLAGCFGLLKGLDLLDG, encoded by the coding sequence ATGAGGGAAGCTCCCATTCTACTTTTGGATATCGGCAGCGGCACGCAGGACGTGTTGCTGCACCTGCCCGGCGAGGAACAGTTCAACTGCCCCAAGTTCGTGTTGCCCTCGCCTGCCAAGGGCGTGGCGCGGCGGATCATGGAGGCGGGCGAGGCCGGGGAGGGCGTGTACCTGCACGGCCGCAACATGGGCGGGGGCTTCTTCCGCGCCATGAAGGCCCTGCTGGACAAGGGGGGCAGGGTGGCCGCCCACCCGGAAGCCGCCCTGGCCCTGGGCGACTCACTGGACACGGTGCGTTCTCATGGCGTGGAGATCGCCGAGGAGCGCCCGTCCGGTTGCCGCCCCGTTCATCTCGCGGACTACGACCCGGGCTTCTGGCGTGCCTTCCTTGGCACGGCGGGGCTTGAGGTTCCCGCCCATGTGGCGGCCTGCGCCCAGGACCACGGCTTCCACCCGGGCTCATCCAACAGGCTGGGGCGCTTCGAACTGTGGCGGAAGCTACTGACCCGCGACTGTGGCGACTTGGCCGGGCTTGTCTACCGCTCGCCACCCAAGGAGATGACCCGCCTCCTCGCCCTGTCCGAATCCATTGGCGGCGGCGTGACCGCGGACTCCGGAGCCGCAGCCGTGCTGGGAGCGTTGTACGATGAAGATGTACGGATTCAGGCGGAAGGCAAGGGCGTGACAATAGTCAACGCGGGCAACAGCCACACCATCGCCTTTTTGGTGCATGGGCGCTCAGTTTACGGCGTGTTCGAGCACCACACGGGCATGCGCGACCCCAAGGACCTGCGGGATGATCTTGATCGCTTCCGACGGGGCGAGTTGACCAACCAGGACGTCTTCGACTCCGGCGGCCATGGCTGCCTCACACTGGACTTTCCCGCTGGGGCAGATTTCAAGGCAACCTACCTGCTGGGCCCCCGTCGGGACATGCTGGCCGGATACTCCCCCTTCCTGCATCCCGGTGGCGACATGATGCTGGCGGGCTGTTTCGGCCTGCTCAAGGGACTGGACCTGCTGGATGGCTGA
- a CDS encoding esterase/lipase family protein, whose translation MWTLLTILAILAALLIAEALFVSTVTHALLWYEISGTEHARKLRSRGCLPLLFATGLLRAMGTQFLVVLTYHAHRLPWFGRERPDARGPVLICIHGLYHSPSAWVFHGPRFERAGFTDQVRIGYRCWFAPMNKAVEEVKRKVRRALDERPGRDALLVGHSLGGLMVRACLAEPDIAQRTRAAVSLGTPHRGSRLTAFGWGPITDTIRLDSPEIERFCPSRPAVKVPRLALATPMDNFVLPPRALLPPEGWEWAETGPINHIAMLHDRRTVEMVTDFLRRTISR comes from the coding sequence ATGTGGACCCTGCTGACCATCCTGGCCATTCTGGCCGCCCTGCTGATCGCGGAAGCCCTGTTCGTCTCCACTGTGACCCACGCCCTGCTCTGGTACGAGATTTCCGGCACGGAGCATGCCCGCAAATTGCGCTCCCGGGGCTGTCTCCCCCTGCTCTTCGCCACCGGCCTGTTGCGAGCCATGGGCACCCAGTTCCTGGTGGTGCTCACCTACCACGCCCACCGCCTTCCCTGGTTCGGCCGGGAGCGGCCGGATGCGCGCGGACCGGTGCTCATTTGCATCCACGGCCTGTACCACTCCCCTTCGGCCTGGGTGTTCCACGGACCGCGTTTCGAGCGGGCGGGGTTCACGGACCAAGTCCGCATCGGATACCGTTGCTGGTTCGCCCCCATGAACAAGGCGGTGGAAGAAGTGAAGCGCAAGGTGCGGCGCGCCCTGGACGAGCGCCCCGGACGCGACGCCCTGCTTGTGGGACACAGCCTGGGCGGGCTGATGGTCCGGGCTTGTCTGGCCGAGCCGGACATCGCCCAGCGTACCCGGGCGGCCGTTTCCCTGGGCACCCCGCACAGGGGCAGCCGCCTGACCGCCTTCGGCTGGGGACCCATCACGGACACCATCCGGCTGGATTCCCCTGAAATCGAGCGCTTCTGCCCTTCCCGGCCCGCGGTGAAGGTGCCCAGACTGGCACTGGCAACGCCCATGGACAACTTCGTGCTACCGCCGAGGGCACTCCTGCCCCCCGAGGGGTGGGAGTGGGCCGAAACCGGGCCCATCAACCATATCGCCATGCTGCACGATCGCCGCACCGTAGAGATGGTGACTGATTTCCTGCGCCGGACAATCAGTCGATAA
- a CDS encoding response regulator — protein sequence MDDVLQLINNGEIIKPVLLLVDDQPATRKLVKTSLKDAMSGFFKTIDVTSVKGAIRSIEEQETSGYGISFIILDYTLDDGHCLPILEHIRERGYSHIKVMLLTGNDDTTVLKRLLGYPNVVSAVIKPFTIDKLRREFILHACASGDENCTLVCRNCNI from the coding sequence ATGGATGACGTGCTGCAGCTCATCAACAACGGGGAGATCATCAAGCCGGTGCTGCTGTTGGTGGATGACCAGCCGGCCACTAGAAAGCTCGTGAAAACCTCGCTCAAGGACGCCATGTCCGGTTTCTTCAAGACCATCGACGTGACCAGCGTCAAGGGAGCCATACGCTCCATCGAGGAGCAGGAAACGTCCGGTTACGGCATCAGTTTCATCATTCTCGACTACACGTTGGACGATGGCCATTGCCTGCCCATCCTGGAACACATCCGGGAAAGGGGCTACAGCCACATCAAGGTCATGTTGCTGACGGGCAACGACGACACCACCGTGCTCAAACGGCTTCTTGGCTATCCCAACGTGGTCTCGGCGGTCATCAAGCCGTTCACCATAGACAAGCTCCGCCGGGAGTTCATCCTGCATGCCTGCGCCTCGGGCGACGAGAACTGCACACTTGTCTGCCGCAACTGCAACATTTGA